The sequence below is a genomic window from Ensifer adhaerens.
CTCGGCGATCTCCACCGATTGGGCGACGGTTCCCTCGGGGATGCCCGATAGGTAATGAAGCGCCTTCAAACCATACTTGCCCTTCATCGTGAGCATCGGTCTGCACATCCTTCCGGCGACGCGCCAGGCGGCGAAGGAACCTCGCCTTCTCCTTGTCCGTCGTCACTCTCGTCTCGAACTCATGCATCGCAGGTCTCCGTCGATTTTCTCGACCACCTAGCGATTTTGCGGTTTCAGGCGCGATGTCGGCCTTGTGGCCGGGCACACGCACCTCGTCTTTTCAGCCCTTAGAAAAACGCACCGGGCTTCAGAACCAGAACCGCAACCACGCCATAGGCAGCCAGGAATGCCATCCAGCCCGATGCCCGCACGAACGCGGACCCGCTGAAATTCTGACTCGTCTTGATATGCGAATTCGTCGTCTGTCTTGTCGTCATGGCAACCTCCCTTTTCGGGCTGAATGCTCTCTTGAACACAAGATAATCTATTACGTTTGTAGACTTTGTAAATTCTCTTTCTGCTGGCCTCAGGAGAAAATTCATCTCCTTTGCGGCGAAAACGCGGCGCGTTCAGCGATGAACGGTATCGACCGGATAGGCGGTCGTACTCTTGATCCGCTCCATGGCGAAATGGGAGGTCACATTCTTGAGAGCGACGGTTTCGGTCAGGCGGCGATAGAACGCATCGAAGGCCGCCATGTCGGCGACTGCCACCTTGAGCATGTAATCTATCTCACCGGCCATGCGGTGAATTTCCATCACCTCCGGCATGGCGCCGATCGTCTGCGAGAAATTGTCCCGCCAGGCCGGGCTGTGGTCTGCCGCCTCAATGGCGACGAAGACAGTCAGCCCCAGGCCCACCGCTTCGGGCGAGACAAGAGCGACGCGGCGCAGGATGATGCCGCTCTGCTCCAACTTCTGGATCCGCTTCCAGCATGGCGTCTGCGAGAGCGCCACCTGGTCTGCAATCTGCGCCACGGACAAGGTGGCATCGTTCTGCAGCGCGTCGATGATCTTGCGGTCTATCAGATCCATGGTCGTCTCCCGGCCCCATTGTTTCGGGCGCGCGCCCGGTTGGCAGAGATCATAGTCATATTGTCTATAATTCTTGTAGACTAATTTGATCTCGAATTTCGGGGCTTTTTGAAATTTCCGTCTCCCCTGGTGCATGTCCGGTAGAATGGAAGGGTGAAATGAAGGCCATCGGCACGCTTGCG
It includes:
- a CDS encoding Lrp/AsnC family transcriptional regulator, whose translation is MDLIDRKIIDALQNDATLSVAQIADQVALSQTPCWKRIQKLEQSGIILRRVALVSPEAVGLGLTVFVAIEAADHSPAWRDNFSQTIGAMPEVMEIHRMAGEIDYMLKVAVADMAAFDAFYRRLTETVALKNVTSHFAMERIKSTTAYPVDTVHR